In Flavobacterium cerinum, one genomic interval encodes:
- a CDS encoding aminotransferase class I/II-fold pyridoxal phosphate-dependent enzyme, whose amino-acid sequence MKNFNPADKIQDLQYFGEFGGVNPSISDSSTYTFLSAKTMFDTFEGNAEGCYLYSRHSSPSNLYLGEALAAMEGTETANVAASGMGAITPTLLQLCKAGEHIVSSRTIYGGTYAFLKNFMPRLDIKTTFVDITKLDVVEAAILPTTKVLYCETVSNPLLEVADIESLAKIAKKHNLTLVVDNTFSPLSVAPAKMGADVVIHSLTKYINGSSDTVGGVVCGTQDFINSLKSVNDGASMLLGPTMDSLRSASILKNLRTLHIRMKQHSHNAMYLAQKFENDGIKTVYPGLESHPSHQLYKGMINPEYGFGGMMTIDVGSLDKANALMELMQNRNLGYLAVSLGFYKTLFSAPGTSTSSEIPLEEQAEMGLTDGLIRFSIGLDNDIERTYQMMKDCMKELSILN is encoded by the coding sequence ATGAAAAATTTTAACCCGGCTGATAAAATTCAGGATTTACAGTATTTTGGGGAATTCGGAGGCGTTAACCCATCCATTTCCGATTCTTCTACTTATACTTTCCTGTCGGCCAAAACCATGTTCGATACCTTCGAAGGAAATGCAGAAGGTTGTTACCTGTATTCCCGTCACTCATCTCCGAGTAACTTATACTTAGGAGAAGCTTTGGCCGCTATGGAAGGAACAGAAACAGCTAACGTAGCCGCTTCCGGAATGGGTGCTATTACGCCTACTCTTTTACAATTGTGTAAAGCCGGAGAGCATATTGTTTCCAGCCGTACGATTTACGGAGGAACTTATGCATTCCTGAAAAACTTTATGCCACGTCTGGATATTAAAACCACATTTGTTGATATTACTAAATTAGACGTTGTAGAAGCTGCTATTTTACCGACAACAAAAGTATTATACTGTGAAACGGTAAGTAATCCGCTTTTGGAAGTAGCCGATATCGAGAGTTTAGCGAAAATTGCTAAAAAACACAACCTGACTTTAGTTGTTGACAATACTTTTTCACCTTTATCAGTAGCGCCAGCAAAAATGGGTGCTGATGTGGTGATTCACAGTTTAACCAAATACATCAACGGAAGTAGCGATACGGTTGGCGGTGTCGTATGCGGAACACAGGATTTTATCAATTCTCTGAAAAGTGTAAACGACGGAGCAAGTATGCTTTTAGGGCCAACAATGGACAGTTTACGTTCGGCAAGTATCTTAAAAAACCTGAGAACGTTACACATCCGTATGAAACAACACAGCCATAATGCAATGTATCTGGCTCAAAAATTTGAAAATGACGGAATCAAAACGGTTTATCCGGGATTAGAAAGTCACCCGAGCCATCAATTATACAAAGGAATGATTAATCCGGAATACGGTTTTGGCGGTATGATGACCATTGATGTCGGTTCATTAGATAAAGCCAATGCCTTAATGGAATTGATGCAAAATCGTAATTTAGGTTACCTGGCGGTAAGTTTAGGTTTTTATAAAACATTATTCAGCGCTCCGGGAACGTCAACATCTTCAGAAATTCCGTTGGAAGAACAAGCCGAAATGGGATTAACAGACGGATTGATCCGTTTCTCAATCGGATTGGATAACGATATTGAGAGAACCTATCAGATGATGAAAGATTGTATGAAGGAACTTTCGATTTTAAATTAA
- a CDS encoding Lrp/AsnC family transcriptional regulator — MKFDNIDKKLLQLLQTDCKLTNKELSLKLNLSVTAVYERIKKIEKEGIISRYVALLNRNKIEKGFVVFCHLKLTQHTREFISQFEKEVVQLNEVLECFHVSGDYDYILKICVKDMEEYREFMVTKLTTLQHIGSTHSTFMIGQVKNTTAFII; from the coding sequence ATGAAATTTGATAACATTGATAAAAAATTGCTGCAATTATTGCAAACTGATTGTAAACTGACCAATAAGGAACTTTCCTTAAAATTAAATTTATCGGTTACGGCTGTCTACGAACGAATCAAGAAAATTGAAAAGGAAGGGATTATTTCTCGTTATGTAGCCTTATTAAACCGAAATAAGATCGAGAAAGGCTTCGTCGTATTCTGTCATTTGAAATTAACGCAACATACACGTGAATTTATCAGTCAATTTGAGAAAGAAGTAGTACAATTAAATGAAGTCCTGGAATGCTTTCATGTGAGCGGTGATTACGATTATATTCTAAAAATATGCGTTAAGGATATGGAGGAATATCGGGAGTTTATGGTTACGAAGTTAACGACATTACAACATATCGGAAGTACACATAGTACATTTATGATCGGGCAGGTTAAAAATACAACGGCTTTCATAATTTAA
- the lpdA gene encoding dihydrolipoyl dehydrogenase, whose translation MSSFDVVVIGSGPGGYVAAIRCAQLGMKTAIIEKYSTLGGTCLNVGCIPSKAMLASSHHYEELSHFADHGIEVTGDVKVSIEKMVARKQAVVDQTAGGVKYLMDKNKIAVFEGVGSFESATAIAITKKDGSVEKIEAKNTIIATGSKPSSLPFIKIDKERIITSTEALNLKEVPKHLVIIGGGVIGLELGQVYLRLGAQVSVVEFMDRIIPGMDAGLSKELTKVLKKQGMKFYTSHKVQAVDRNGDVVTVKAENAKGEIITLEGDYALISVGRRPYTDGLNADKAGVKITERGQVEVNDHLQTTASNIYAIGDVVRGAMLAHKAEEEGVVVAEYLAGQKPHIDYNLIPGVVYTWPEVAAVGKTEEQLKEAGVAYKSGSFPFKALGRARAGGDTDGFVKILADAKTDEVLGVHMIGPRCADLIAEAVTAMEFKASAEDISRMSHAHPTFAEAIKEAALAATDNRALHV comes from the coding sequence ATGAGTTCATTTGACGTAGTTGTTATTGGTTCGGGTCCTGGTGGCTATGTGGCAGCAATCCGTTGCGCACAATTGGGAATGAAAACGGCCATAATCGAAAAATATTCCACATTAGGAGGTACTTGTTTAAATGTTGGATGTATCCCGTCCAAAGCCATGTTAGCATCATCTCACCATTATGAAGAACTTTCTCATTTTGCAGATCACGGAATCGAAGTGACCGGCGATGTAAAAGTGAGCATCGAAAAAATGGTAGCCCGAAAACAAGCTGTTGTTGATCAAACTGCCGGAGGGGTGAAATACCTGATGGATAAAAATAAAATTGCGGTTTTCGAAGGAGTAGGTTCTTTTGAAAGTGCTACAGCAATCGCAATCACGAAAAAAGATGGTTCAGTCGAAAAAATTGAAGCAAAAAATACAATCATTGCAACCGGTTCAAAACCGTCTTCTTTACCGTTTATCAAGATTGATAAAGAAAGAATCATTACGTCTACTGAAGCTTTAAACTTAAAAGAAGTTCCGAAACACTTAGTGATCATCGGTGGTGGTGTAATCGGTCTTGAATTAGGACAGGTTTACCTTCGCTTAGGTGCTCAGGTTTCGGTTGTTGAATTTATGGATCGTATCATTCCGGGAATGGATGCCGGTTTGTCTAAAGAATTGACAAAAGTGCTGAAAAAACAAGGAATGAAATTCTATACGTCTCATAAAGTTCAGGCTGTTGACCGTAACGGTGATGTTGTAACGGTTAAAGCGGAAAATGCTAAAGGTGAAATAATCACACTTGAAGGCGATTATGCTTTGATTTCTGTAGGACGTCGTCCGTATACTGACGGTTTAAATGCAGACAAAGCCGGTGTGAAGATTACCGAAAGAGGTCAGGTGGAAGTAAATGATCATTTACAAACAACGGCTTCTAATATTTATGCAATCGGTGATGTTGTTCGCGGAGCGATGTTAGCGCACAAAGCGGAAGAAGAAGGTGTGGTTGTTGCGGAATATCTTGCCGGACAAAAACCACATATCGACTATAATTTAATTCCGGGTGTTGTATATACCTGGCCGGAAGTAGCGGCTGTTGGAAAAACAGAAGAGCAGTTAAAAGAAGCAGGTGTGGCATATAAATCAGGAAGCTTCCCGTTCAAAGCTTTAGGACGTGCTCGTGCCGGAGGTGATACTGACGGATTTGTAAAAATTTTAGCGGATGCAAAAACAGATGAAGTTTTAGGTGTTCATATGATCGGACCTCGTTGTGCGGATTTAATTGCAGAAGCGGTAACGGCTATGGAATTCAAAGCTTCAGCTGAAGATATTTCAAGAATGTCGCATGCTCACCCAACATTTGCGGAAGCTATCAAAGAAGCGGCTTTAGCTGCAACTGATAACAGAGCATTACATGTGTAA
- the dnaN gene encoding DNA polymerase III subunit beta gives MKFIVSSSYLLKQLQVLGSVINSSNTLPILDNFLFELDNNQLKVSASDLETTMSATLEIDSTSQGSVAVPAKLLLEILKTFPEQPLTFTVEDNNTVEISSNSGKYALAYAPGDEFPKAVVLEEPSSTLVPAEVLATAVSKTIFAAGNDDLRPVMSGVFFQFSPEGLIFVATDAHKLVKYARTDVKASQVADFIMPKKPLNILKGILGASDAEVKIEYNDSNATFSFDNYILTCRLIDGKYPNYEAVIPKENPNKLLMNRTQFLSSVRRVAIFANKTTHQIRLKIAGAELNISAEDIDYSNKAEERLTCDYQGDDMQIGFNSRFLTEMLTNLQSDEIMLEMSLPNRAGILTPVDGLDEGETVTMLVMPVMLNS, from the coding sequence ATGAAGTTTATTGTATCCAGTTCATATTTATTAAAACAATTACAGGTTTTAGGTAGTGTTATTAACAGTAGCAACACCTTACCTATTTTAGATAATTTCTTATTTGAATTAGACAATAACCAACTTAAAGTTTCGGCATCCGATTTAGAGACAACCATGTCGGCCACATTGGAAATCGATTCAACCAGCCAGGGAAGCGTTGCTGTTCCGGCTAAACTTTTATTGGAAATATTAAAAACATTCCCGGAACAACCGTTAACTTTTACAGTAGAAGATAACAACACTGTAGAAATCAGCTCGAATTCCGGTAAATATGCATTGGCTTATGCTCCGGGTGATGAATTCCCTAAAGCTGTAGTATTAGAAGAACCTTCTTCTACTTTGGTTCCTGCCGAAGTTTTGGCAACAGCCGTAAGTAAAACAATCTTTGCAGCCGGTAACGATGATTTACGTCCGGTAATGTCTGGGGTTTTCTTCCAGTTTTCACCGGAAGGTCTTATTTTCGTAGCAACCGATGCACATAAATTGGTAAAATATGCTCGTACAGATGTAAAAGCATCTCAGGTAGCTGATTTTATCATGCCAAAAAAACCATTAAATATTTTAAAAGGTATTCTAGGAGCTTCTGACGCAGAAGTAAAAATTGAATATAACGATTCGAATGCTACTTTCTCTTTTGACAATTATATTTTAACCTGCCGATTAATTGACGGTAAATACCCGAATTATGAAGCAGTTATTCCAAAAGAAAACCCGAATAAATTATTAATGAACCGTACACAGTTTTTAAGTTCGGTACGTCGTGTGGCTATTTTTGCTAACAAAACGACACACCAGATTCGTTTAAAAATTGCCGGTGCCGAGTTAAATATCTCTGCTGAAGATATCGATTACTCAAACAAAGCTGAAGAAAGATTAACTTGTGATTATCAGGGAGATGATATGCAAATCGGATTTAACTCCCGTTTCTTAACGGAGATGTTAACCAATCTGCAATCTGATGAAATCATGTTAGAAATGTCTTTACCAAACCGTGCCGGTATTTTAACTCCGGTTGACGGACTGGATGAAGGTGAAACTGTAACCATGCTGGTAATGCCGGTAATGCTTAACAGCTAA
- the gldG gene encoding gliding motility-associated ABC transporter substrate-binding protein GldG → MKAQQKKNLKQFGIVIIAIIAINLIGNYIFKRFDLTQDKRYTLSETSLEIIKSIDSPLYIDVFLEGQFPGEFKRLQAETKQILEEYKAYNPNIIFQFVNPLEKEEEREANMKMLYQRGLNPISITVDDRGKQSQEVVFPWAIATYNDKSTKIQLLKNMMGATTEEKVISSVQHLEYAFADAFNKISKSKEKKIAIIKGNGELHELQIADFLKTIRESYYIGPFTMDSIAKNPVKTVEALKKYDLAVIAKPTEKFTEEEKQALDQYIVNGGKTLWLVDAVQAEMDSLYNDAGTILAFPRDLNLNDMFFKYGIRISPALVKDEQAAPIKLASGERGSATQYEQYFWKYSPFVYPQSQNPIVKNIEGVRFEFANPIDTLKNGIKKTILLESSQYSKSVGTPVEVSLNMVTEETNPKDYPGGGRIPVSVLLEGKFKSMYENRILPFKDSTYKTTGKAGKMIVISDGDLIKNQLDQAYQPLELGYDKWTNNLYGNKEFLLNCVNYLLDDTGLINIRSKDVDLPLLDKQKVYDSYSMIQILTVGLPIVVLAIFGLLFTFLRKRKYSR, encoded by the coding sequence ATGAAAGCGCAGCAAAAGAAAAATCTGAAACAGTTCGGGATTGTTATTATTGCCATTATTGCAATCAATTTAATCGGTAATTATATTTTTAAACGTTTTGACTTAACACAGGACAAACGCTATACCTTATCGGAAACCTCTTTGGAAATCATTAAAAGCATCGACAGTCCGTTGTATATTGATGTTTTCCTGGAAGGTCAGTTTCCGGGTGAATTTAAACGATTACAAGCCGAAACCAAACAAATATTAGAAGAATACAAAGCCTATAATCCGAATATCATTTTCCAGTTTGTCAATCCGCTTGAAAAAGAGGAAGAGCGTGAAGCCAACATGAAAATGTTGTACCAACGCGGTTTAAATCCGATCAGTATTACCGTTGACGATCGCGGAAAACAATCGCAGGAAGTGGTTTTTCCGTGGGCTATTGCGACCTATAACGATAAAAGCACCAAAATACAGTTGCTTAAAAATATGATGGGCGCTACCACTGAGGAAAAGGTAATCAGCTCCGTTCAGCATTTGGAATATGCTTTTGCCGATGCTTTCAATAAGATTTCCAAAAGCAAGGAAAAGAAAATTGCCATCATTAAAGGTAACGGTGAATTACATGAATTGCAAATTGCCGACTTCCTGAAGACCATTCGCGAAAGCTATTATATTGGTCCGTTTACGATGGATTCAATTGCTAAAAACCCGGTTAAAACCGTTGAGGCGCTTAAAAAATACGATCTGGCGGTAATCGCTAAACCAACCGAAAAATTTACGGAAGAGGAAAAGCAAGCCCTTGATCAATATATTGTAAATGGCGGTAAAACGTTATGGCTTGTAGATGCTGTTCAAGCTGAAATGGATAGTTTATATAACGATGCCGGAACTATTCTTGCTTTTCCGAGAGATCTGAATCTGAATGACATGTTCTTTAAATACGGTATCCGAATCAGCCCGGCATTAGTAAAAGACGAACAGGCAGCTCCGATAAAACTTGCTTCCGGAGAACGAGGCAGCGCAACTCAATATGAACAGTATTTCTGGAAATACTCCCCTTTTGTATATCCGCAATCTCAAAATCCGATTGTAAAAAATATTGAAGGTGTTCGCTTTGAATTTGCAAATCCGATCGACACATTAAAGAACGGTATCAAGAAAACTATTTTATTGGAATCTTCGCAATATTCCAAATCTGTAGGTACACCGGTTGAAGTGAGTTTGAATATGGTAACGGAAGAAACCAACCCGAAAGATTATCCGGGTGGCGGACGTATACCGGTTTCGGTTTTACTGGAAGGTAAATTCAAATCGATGTACGAAAACCGTATATTACCGTTTAAAGACAGTACGTATAAGACAACGGGCAAAGCCGGTAAAATGATTGTAATCTCAGATGGTGATCTTATTAAAAACCAATTGGATCAGGCTTACCAACCTTTGGAACTGGGATATGACAAATGGACCAACAATCTTTACGGCAATAAGGAATTTCTATTAAACTGTGTGAATTATTTACTGGATGACACCGGACTTATTAACATTAGAAGTAAAGATGTTGATTTACCGTTGCTGGACAAACAGAAAGTTTACGACAGTTATAGTATGATACAGATTCTAACTGTCGGATTACCAATAGTTGTACTGGCCATATTCGGACTATTGTTTACTTTCCTTAGAAAAAGGAAATATTCCCGCTAG
- the gldF gene encoding gliding motility-associated ABC transporter permease subunit GldF, whose product MKALLFREIKSFFGSPIGYLVIAIFLLLNGLFLWVFEGDFNILKSGFADLSPFFTLSPWILIFLIPAVTMRSFSDEKKQGTIELMLTKPLSIWEIVNGKFLGAFLLIVIAILPTVIYVMVISQFGNPEGNIDMGSTLGSYFGLLFLIASYTAIGIFTSTLSDNQIVAFIIAVFLCFVFYFGFEGMSGFMGAFGNTVARFGMDYHFKSMSRGVIDTRDIIYFISVTVLFLSATVYKLKSLKW is encoded by the coding sequence ATGAAAGCCTTATTATTTAGAGAAATCAAATCCTTTTTCGGATCACCGATAGGTTATTTGGTTATCGCAATTTTTCTGTTGTTAAACGGTCTGTTCCTTTGGGTATTCGAAGGCGATTTCAACATTCTTAAAAGCGGTTTTGCCGACTTAAGTCCTTTTTTCACCTTATCACCCTGGATTTTGATTTTTCTTATCCCGGCCGTAACCATGCGTAGTTTTTCGGACGAAAAGAAGCAAGGAACGATTGAACTGATGCTTACTAAACCTTTGAGTATCTGGGAGATTGTAAACGGTAAATTTCTGGGCGCTTTTTTACTGATTGTTATCGCTATACTGCCTACCGTAATTTATGTTATGGTAATTTCTCAATTTGGAAATCCGGAAGGAAATATAGATATGGGAAGTACATTAGGGTCTTATTTCGGACTTTTATTCCTTATCGCATCTTATACCGCTATCGGTATCTTTACTTCTACTCTTTCCGACAATCAGATTGTCGCTTTTATTATTGCTGTTTTCCTTTGTTTCGTGTTTTATTTCGGTTTCGAAGGTATGTCAGGCTTTATGGGAGCATTCGGCAATACCGTTGCCCGCTTTGGAATGGATTATCATTTTAAGAGTATGAGCCGCGGTGTGATCGATACCCGTGACATTATCTATTTTATCAGTGTAACCGTACTGTTTTTATCGGCTACCGTTTACAAACTTAAATCTCTGAAATGGTAA
- a CDS encoding putative quinol monooxygenase yields the protein MFVRIVKMSFHEDKIEAFLTNFHEVKQKIRNFPGNRFLELYQDKNNPSVFFTYSYWEAETDLENYRNSELFIEVWAYTKQFFNAKPEAWSVDKLVSLE from the coding sequence ATGTTTGTACGCATCGTAAAAATGAGTTTCCACGAAGACAAAATCGAAGCTTTTTTAACGAATTTTCATGAAGTAAAGCAAAAAATACGCAATTTTCCGGGTAATCGTTTTTTAGAACTTTATCAGGATAAAAATAACCCGTCGGTTTTCTTCACCTATAGTTATTGGGAAGCAGAAACCGATTTGGAAAATTACCGGAATTCGGAGCTTTTCATTGAAGTTTGGGCTTATACAAAGCAATTTTTTAATGCCAAACCGGAAGCCTGGAGCGTTGATAAACTGGTTAGTCTGGAATAA
- a CDS encoding SAM hydrolase/SAM-dependent halogenase family protein encodes MSIITLTTDFGLKDHFVGSLKGKIITEHPDVQIIDISHNIDLFNISEASYIINAAYSSFPKGTVHLIGVDSERTFENKHIAMQWNDHYFICADNGILSILTQKIVPQKIVEINIHDRLPDNATDMDVFVKVACHLARGGVMNVIGRETDSIKEMSELQATVASNYNSINGSVVYIDHFGNCVTNISRKMIQETARGREFEVRFGTKTIKSIHQNYSDFKISEKFGLKDFEGEKLALFNEADFLEIAIYKSNPSTVGSATSLLGLKFRDRVSIIFKS; translated from the coding sequence ATGTCAATAATTACGCTTACTACCGACTTCGGGCTGAAGGACCACTTTGTGGGTTCTTTGAAAGGTAAGATTATTACAGAACATCCTGACGTACAAATTATTGACATTTCCCACAACATTGATCTGTTTAATATTTCCGAGGCCAGTTATATTATTAATGCGGCTTACAGCAGTTTTCCGAAAGGAACCGTTCACCTGATCGGAGTGGATTCTGAGCGTACTTTCGAGAATAAACACATTGCCATGCAATGGAACGACCATTATTTTATTTGTGCCGATAACGGTATTCTGAGTATACTGACACAGAAAATCGTTCCGCAGAAAATTGTCGAGATCAACATACATGACCGATTACCGGATAATGCTACCGATATGGACGTTTTTGTAAAAGTAGCCTGTCATTTAGCAAGAGGAGGCGTCATGAATGTAATCGGACGGGAAACCGACAGTATAAAAGAAATGAGTGAACTTCAGGCAACCGTAGCTTCTAATTATAATTCAATTAACGGATCGGTGGTTTACATTGACCATTTCGGTAACTGTGTAACCAATATTTCCCGTAAAATGATTCAGGAAACCGCCAGAGGTCGGGAGTTTGAAGTTCGCTTCGGTACCAAAACCATTAAAAGCATTCATCAGAACTATTCCGATTTTAAAATTTCGGAAAAATTCGGCTTAAAAGACTTCGAAGGTGAAAAACTGGCTCTTTTTAATGAAGCTGATTTTCTTGAAATTGCTATCTATAAAAGTAACCCGTCTACGGTAGGTTCTGCCACTTCATTACTGGGACTTAAATTCCGTGATCGGGTGTCTATAATTTTCAAATCCTAA
- a CDS encoding PhoH family protein encodes MNERTIELTDITPKEFWGAQDAHLEIIKKLYPKLKIVARGTLVKAYGEKEILDEFEMRFHRLMNHFTRYNSIDDNVIERIVQTNSQDEQKMADHDKILVHGIGGKLIKALTPNQQKLVDFTMKNDMVFAVGPAGTGKTYTGVALAVKALKEKQVKRIILTRPAVEAGENLGFLPGDMKEKLDPYMQPLYDALRDMLPPQTLEDYLLKGVIQIAPLAFMRGRTLDNAFVILDEAQNTTHSQMKMFLTRMGRNAKFIITGDPGQVDLPRRTISGLKEALLILKDVEGVGILYLDDKDIVRHRLVKKIIDAYKSIENHD; translated from the coding sequence TTGAACGAAAGAACCATCGAACTGACAGACATTACCCCTAAAGAATTCTGGGGAGCTCAGGACGCTCATCTTGAGATAATTAAAAAATTATACCCGAAATTAAAAATTGTAGCCCGGGGCACGCTGGTGAAAGCCTACGGAGAAAAGGAAATTTTGGATGAGTTTGAAATGCGTTTTCACCGATTGATGAATCACTTTACACGATACAATTCGATCGATGATAATGTGATCGAAAGAATTGTACAGACCAACAGCCAGGACGAACAAAAAATGGCGGATCACGACAAGATCTTGGTGCATGGCATCGGAGGAAAACTGATCAAAGCATTAACGCCGAATCAACAAAAACTGGTCGATTTTACCATGAAAAATGATATGGTTTTTGCCGTAGGACCTGCCGGAACCGGAAAAACCTACACCGGAGTTGCATTAGCAGTTAAAGCATTAAAAGAGAAGCAAGTAAAACGGATCATCTTAACCCGTCCTGCCGTTGAAGCCGGCGAGAATTTAGGATTCCTTCCGGGCGATATGAAAGAAAAACTGGACCCGTATATGCAACCTTTATACGATGCGTTGCGCGATATGTTGCCACCGCAAACACTGGAAGATTATCTCCTAAAAGGGGTTATCCAGATTGCACCATTGGCATTTATGCGTGGCCGTACGCTAGACAATGCTTTTGTTATTCTGGATGAAGCACAAAATACGACGCATTCGCAAATGAAGATGTTCCTAACCCGTATGGGACGTAATGCCAAGTTTATTATTACCGGAGATCCGGGTCAGGTCGATTTACCGCGACGAACCATTTCCGGACTAAAAGAAGCTTTATTGATTTTAAAAGACGTAGAAGGAGTTGGTATTTTATATCTGGACGATAAGGATATTGTGCGCCACCGACTGGTTAAGAAAATCATTGATGCCTATAAGAGTATCGAAAATCACGATTAA
- a CDS encoding phosphoribosylaminoimidazolesuccinocarboxamide synthase, with translation MNTITTTNFNFPGQKSVYRGKVREVYNINDELLVMVATDRLSAFDVVMPKGIPYKGQILNQIATKFMHLTSDIVPNWLIATPDPNVAVGHLCQPFKVEMVIRGYLSGHAAREYAAGKRILCGVTMPEGLKENDKFPEPIITPSTKADNGEHDEDISREAILAKGIVSEADYIILEQYTRALFQRGTEIASSKGLILVDTKYEFGKTKDGKIVLIDEIHTPDSSRYFYADGYQERQARGEAQKQLSKEFVRQWLIANGFQGKEGQQIPEMTDEYIATVSERYIELYENILGESFVKADISSINERIEKNVVAFLNDK, from the coding sequence ATGAACACAATCACAACAACAAATTTTAACTTTCCGGGCCAAAAATCCGTATACCGCGGTAAAGTAAGGGAAGTTTACAATATCAACGACGAACTTTTAGTTATGGTAGCCACCGATCGTCTTTCGGCTTTTGATGTGGTAATGCCTAAAGGAATTCCGTATAAAGGGCAAATCCTGAATCAGATTGCTACTAAATTTATGCATTTAACTTCAGACATTGTTCCGAACTGGTTAATCGCAACACCTGATCCGAATGTAGCTGTTGGCCATTTATGCCAGCCGTTTAAAGTCGAAATGGTAATTAGAGGTTATCTTTCAGGACATGCGGCACGAGAATATGCAGCAGGAAAAAGAATTCTTTGCGGGGTAACAATGCCGGAAGGATTAAAAGAGAACGACAAATTCCCGGAACCGATTATTACACCTTCAACCAAAGCAGACAATGGTGAACATGATGAAGACATTTCACGTGAAGCCATTTTAGCAAAAGGAATTGTTTCGGAAGCTGATTATATCATCTTAGAACAATATACACGGGCATTATTCCAAAGAGGAACTGAAATTGCTTCTAGTAAAGGATTAATCCTTGTAGATACCAAGTATGAATTCGGAAAAACGAAAGACGGAAAAATCGTTTTGATTGACGAAATTCACACCCCGGATTCGTCCCGTTATTTTTATGCAGACGGTTATCAGGAAAGACAAGCCAGAGGAGAAGCGCAAAAGCAATTATCTAAGGAGTTTGTACGTCAATGGTTAATAGCGAATGGCTTTCAAGGAAAAGAAGGACAACAGATTCCGGAAATGACCGACGAATATATTGCTACGGTTTCAGAACGTTATATTGAATTATATGAAAATATTTTAGGAGAATCGTTTGTAAAAGCGGATATTTCAAGTATTAATGAGCGCATTGAAAAAAATGTTGTAGCATTTTTAAATGACAAATAA